Proteins from a genomic interval of Pseudomonas silesiensis:
- a CDS encoding YfjI family protein produces the protein MTSYYGLKRDLPPCGSPFPRCAPLPLLGAAINEAQNNIQAPLPLIFFSALTAISVSLQGLFDVRKPNGQCVPVSLMLLTIANSGERKSTAESIFLAPVREVQEEYGVVYQTMINEWVTKCKIWEAKNKAILRLIGKLVLNGRCTQESERILYEHGNSRPAKPKQFKILYDDSTPEALFLGLHQNLPTAGLISSEGGGVLNGRALNDLPKQNSIWSGDSITVDRRTTESYELNEARLTVSIMAQESAFKDYIKRLGEKTRGSGLWARFLVCYPLSTQGSRLIKNGTTSWEHCTVFSERLKIIIRQNATLLDSIDSPKRQTVQFSPEASERWLDIFNAIESGINKDGRFEGFGDHASKLVDNISRVAALFHLFEGFDGDVSLQTLEFAVELCLWCSDEFKRIFAIPMQEEIDAVQLNIWLDRYRSKGFDYVFKNEVLQRGPNKLREKERLDRALSVLRNQGKIDFSRSGRARHIELNGPRARSW, from the coding sequence ATGACGTCCTACTACGGCCTCAAAAGAGACTTGCCACCGTGCGGTAGTCCTTTCCCGAGATGTGCACCTTTGCCACTCCTTGGCGCTGCAATTAATGAGGCTCAAAATAATATTCAGGCTCCATTACCTCTGATCTTCTTCAGTGCGCTGACGGCTATTTCTGTATCACTCCAAGGGCTCTTTGATGTGCGAAAGCCAAATGGTCAATGCGTTCCAGTTTCGTTAATGCTTTTGACTATTGCAAACTCTGGAGAGCGCAAATCAACGGCTGAAAGCATCTTTTTAGCTCCAGTAAGAGAGGTGCAAGAAGAGTATGGGGTGGTGTATCAGACGATGATTAATGAGTGGGTAACTAAATGCAAGATATGGGAGGCGAAAAACAAAGCTATTCTTAGATTAATAGGGAAACTTGTGCTCAATGGAAGATGCACGCAAGAAAGTGAGCGTATTTTGTATGAGCATGGTAATAGCAGGCCAGCTAAGCCTAAGCAGTTTAAGATTTTGTATGATGACTCTACGCCTGAGGCTTTGTTTCTGGGGCTTCATCAAAATCTACCGACGGCCGGTTTGATTTCTAGTGAAGGTGGTGGGGTGTTAAATGGGCGCGCGCTGAATGACCTGCCAAAGCAAAATTCTATCTGGAGCGGCGATTCAATTACTGTTGATCGTAGAACTACAGAAAGCTACGAACTTAATGAGGCGCGCCTAACGGTTTCCATAATGGCGCAAGAAAGTGCGTTTAAAGATTATATAAAACGTCTAGGTGAAAAAACTCGAGGGTCTGGGCTTTGGGCTCGTTTTTTAGTCTGCTATCCATTGTCAACCCAAGGTTCAAGGCTTATTAAGAATGGAACAACGTCCTGGGAGCATTGCACTGTCTTTTCCGAGCGCCTCAAAATAATTATCAGGCAGAATGCGACTTTGCTAGATAGCATCGATAGCCCGAAGCGTCAGACAGTCCAGTTCTCTCCTGAGGCAAGTGAGCGCTGGTTGGATATTTTTAACGCTATTGAATCAGGTATCAATAAGGATGGGAGGTTCGAAGGATTTGGTGATCACGCCTCAAAATTAGTCGACAATATTTCCAGGGTGGCTGCGCTATTTCATCTATTTGAGGGTTTTGATGGGGACGTGTCATTACAGACGTTGGAGTTTGCAGTTGAACTATGTCTTTGGTGTTCAGATGAGTTTAAACGTATCTTTGCGATACCAATGCAGGAAGAAATTGATGCCGTGCAATTAAATATCTGGCTTGATCGTTATCGAAGTAAGGGCTTTGATTATGTTTTTAAGAATGAAGTTTTACAGCGCGGTCCAAACAAGCTCAGAGAAAAGGAGCGTTTAGATAGAGCGTTGTCCGTACTGCGTAATCAGGGTAAAATTGATTTTTCTAGAAGTGGAAGGGCTCGGCATATTGAATTAAACGGCCCGCGCGCTCGTTCTTGGTAG
- a CDS encoding YqaJ viral recombinase family protein, translating into MDKQSLQHSCSKPRPALRLVGTKQLPRENWLAVRKQGIGSSDAAAAVGLNPYKSQLELWLEKTGRDTSLPKIDPNDEESPAYWGNILEPIVATHYTKRSGRRVRRINAVLQHPDPKLPWMLANIDREVIGADDVQILECKTAGINGARLWNEGVPEYVQLQVMHQLAVTGKQSADVAVLLGGQHLEIHRIERDESMIARLIDLERLFWDYVVSDTPPPADGTDSAEAALRCLYPEDNGQTLDLCQHTELASTFLELKAVRQNIAQQETREAQLKQVLQQAMGAATRAEFTEGYISWKKSKDSIALNVEQMLKDKPYLQARYPKIKTGSRRFLIG; encoded by the coding sequence ATGGATAAGCAATCGCTGCAACACTCCTGCAGTAAACCCCGCCCCGCCTTGCGCCTTGTCGGTACCAAACAACTACCGCGTGAGAATTGGCTGGCCGTGCGTAAACAAGGCATCGGCAGCTCGGATGCAGCCGCCGCAGTAGGTCTTAACCCTTACAAATCCCAGCTGGAGCTGTGGCTGGAGAAAACTGGCCGTGATACCTCACTGCCCAAAATAGATCCCAATGACGAAGAAAGCCCTGCTTACTGGGGCAACATCTTGGAGCCGATTGTCGCGACTCATTACACCAAGCGTAGTGGGCGCCGGGTACGTCGCATCAATGCCGTGTTGCAGCATCCTGATCCTAAATTGCCCTGGATGCTGGCCAACATCGACCGCGAGGTCATCGGCGCCGACGATGTGCAGATCCTCGAATGCAAAACAGCCGGCATCAACGGCGCACGTCTCTGGAATGAGGGCGTGCCCGAATATGTGCAGCTGCAGGTCATGCACCAGCTGGCCGTGACAGGCAAGCAGTCGGCGGATGTGGCTGTACTGCTCGGCGGCCAGCATCTGGAGATCCACCGCATCGAACGAGACGAGTCGATGATTGCTCGGCTGATCGACCTGGAGCGGCTGTTCTGGGACTACGTGGTCAGTGACACCCCGCCACCGGCCGATGGTACAGACTCGGCCGAAGCGGCGTTGCGCTGCCTCTACCCCGAGGACAATGGTCAAACCCTGGACCTCTGCCAGCACACGGAACTGGCCAGCACCTTCCTGGAGCTCAAGGCTGTTCGCCAGAACATTGCTCAGCAAGAGACGCGTGAGGCGCAGCTCAAGCAAGTCCTGCAGCAAGCCATGGGGGCAGCCACCCGTGCGGAGTTTACCGAGGGCTATATCAGTTGGAAGAAGTCCAAGGACAGCATTGCTCTGAACGTCGAACAGATGCTCAAGGACAAACCCTACCTGCAAGCCCGCTATCCCAAGATCAAAACAGGCAGCCGCCGCTTCCTGATTGGCTAA
- a CDS encoding DUF262 domain-containing protein has protein sequence MKATEANLLKFLRKSPQFVIPIYQRNYSWTEAQCRQLWADLLRAGRNEKVNAHFIGSIVYIERALSSVTSQEALLVIDGQQRLTTSTLLVAALASYLKGLAPDKLDPFEDLLEAFSPRKLRNYYLLNPDEDGERHFKLILSETDNDTLRAILKDTPMPAESSTRVYENYQLFRELLTQHHNELDAVCEGLAKLVIVDVSLDRAQDNPQLIFESMNSTGLELSQADLIRNYILMGLEPNLQTELYKSYWRPMEKGFGQAAYTVHFDAFMRHYLTAKTGEIPNVREVYVAFKIYAGGLAPTKPDTNSPLN, from the coding sequence ATGAAAGCTACCGAAGCCAACTTACTCAAGTTTCTGCGTAAGTCGCCGCAGTTTGTTATTCCGATTTACCAGCGTAATTACTCCTGGACTGAAGCGCAGTGCCGTCAGCTATGGGCGGATCTACTGCGGGCCGGACGTAATGAAAAGGTTAACGCGCACTTCATCGGCTCCATTGTCTACATTGAGCGTGCATTGTCATCAGTCACCAGTCAGGAAGCCCTGCTGGTCATCGATGGGCAGCAGCGATTGACCACGAGTACGCTGCTGGTTGCCGCTCTGGCCAGCTATCTTAAAGGTCTCGCCCCTGACAAATTAGATCCGTTCGAGGATTTATTGGAGGCCTTTTCTCCCCGGAAGCTGCGCAACTACTACCTACTCAATCCTGATGAGGATGGTGAGCGCCACTTCAAGCTGATCCTTTCTGAAACCGACAACGATACGCTCCGCGCAATCCTTAAAGACACGCCCATGCCTGCCGAAAGCAGTACGCGTGTCTATGAGAACTACCAGCTTTTCCGGGAGCTCTTGACGCAACATCACAACGAGCTAGACGCAGTGTGTGAGGGTCTGGCAAAACTAGTGATTGTCGATGTCTCGTTGGATCGCGCCCAGGATAACCCCCAGCTAATCTTCGAGAGCATGAATTCCACCGGACTGGAACTCAGTCAGGCTGATTTGATCCGTAACTACATCCTCATGGGGTTGGAGCCCAATCTGCAGACAGAGCTCTACAAGAGTTACTGGCGTCCGATGGAGAAGGGCTTTGGGCAGGCAGCTTATACGGTGCATTTTGATGCGTTCATGCGACACTATCTGACAGCAAAAACTGGAGAAATCCCTAATGTCCGAGAGGTGTATGTCGCTTTTAAAATCTATGCGGGTGGACTTGCCCCTACAAAACCGGACACCAACTCCCCGTTAAATTGA
- a CDS encoding DUF6602 domain-containing protein, whose amino-acid sequence MSHYFDHVSQELHSKIAQAKVYISRHNPTTGALAEAVLRQFLNDHLPGAVGVEQGFIIDKEGGLSKQCDILIYDSHWYAPFYRVGGVVVVPAEAVIAIIEVKTSINKAALHDVIRYFQSFESLRLEAKTYLFMFNAPTLGTVSRHFHTYRHQGDYQEFDHDTFHFLPDEITGLNHSYHLQKGSVIHDRDAIGYLSYFYQDHEGTEINALERFFLSVYATVEQHLTRHHLFSPSLAPRAAYHSSKASNSIFAIDLFPM is encoded by the coding sequence GTGAGCCATTATTTTGATCATGTAAGTCAAGAACTGCACAGCAAGATCGCCCAGGCTAAGGTGTATATCAGCCGGCACAATCCCACCACTGGCGCGCTGGCGGAAGCAGTGCTGCGCCAATTCCTCAACGATCACTTGCCTGGGGCGGTCGGCGTCGAGCAGGGCTTTATCATCGACAAGGAGGGCGGTCTTTCTAAGCAGTGCGATATTTTGATTTACGATTCCCACTGGTATGCCCCGTTCTATCGGGTAGGTGGTGTAGTTGTCGTGCCGGCGGAGGCGGTGATCGCCATCATCGAAGTGAAAACCTCGATCAATAAGGCGGCGTTACATGATGTGATCCGTTATTTCCAGAGCTTCGAAAGCCTGAGACTGGAAGCGAAGACCTACCTCTTCATGTTCAATGCCCCCACGCTAGGGACTGTAAGCCGGCACTTTCACACGTATCGGCATCAAGGTGACTATCAGGAGTTCGACCACGACACTTTCCACTTCCTCCCGGATGAAATCACCGGTTTGAATCACTCCTACCATCTCCAGAAGGGCTCGGTTATCCACGATCGCGATGCAATAGGGTATCTCTCGTACTTCTATCAGGATCATGAGGGTACTGAGATCAATGCGCTGGAGCGGTTCTTTCTGTCGGTGTACGCCACCGTCGAGCAGCACCTCACCCGACACCATCTATTTTCTCCATCACTGGCGCCGCGCGCGGCCTACCACAGCAGCAAGGCCTCCAACAGCATCTTTGCGATTGACCTGTTCCCCATGTAA
- a CDS encoding helix-turn-helix transcriptional regulator, whose product MCITDNKAGNVFGLEQSGKPAIRVLRLKLVLERVGVSRSTVYDWMNLNSPRHDPSFPHPIKLSSGGGRCGAVGWIESDLCSWLDSRIAAGWGGRMRTEIKSSVCQRGVGAALVAIGADC is encoded by the coding sequence ATGTGCATCACTGACAATAAAGCCGGTAACGTATTCGGCTTGGAGCAAAGTGGGAAACCAGCTATCAGAGTGCTGCGTTTGAAACTGGTTTTAGAGCGGGTGGGGGTAAGTCGCTCAACTGTCTACGATTGGATGAATCTGAATTCACCGAGGCATGATCCTTCTTTTCCACATCCGATCAAGCTCTCGAGTGGGGGCGGCAGGTGTGGGGCTGTCGGCTGGATCGAATCTGACCTCTGCAGCTGGCTTGATTCTAGGATTGCTGCTGGCTGGGGAGGGCGCATGCGCACCGAAATTAAAAGTAGCGTCTGTCAAAGAGGCGTCGGTGCAGCATTAGTGGCTATCGGGGCGGATTGCTAA
- a CDS encoding IS3 family transposase (programmed frameshift) has product MTNSNDKSGELLGQERRRRWSPEQKLAMVRESLEPGQSVSVVARRNGINANQLFLWRKLYQDGSLSAVSAGEAVVPASELSDALKQIRELQRMLGKKTMEAEILKEAVEIARSRKLDCALTLVAGGRPVKLVSECLGVARSQLTVRIKQSVSPKIRRSRPVNDAELVAEIQQQVSELPSYGYRRVWGLLRRARETQLLPAINVKRVYRVMRDHNLLLERRIKQPGVPRRHEGRIAVQTSDTRWCSDGFEFRCEDGAKLSVTFALDCCDREAIGWVASPTGYSGDDIRDLMLESVEKRFGDQLPTTPVQWLSDNGSAYTAEQTRLFARQIGLQPVTTPVRSPQSNGMAESFVKTIKRDYVAHMPKPDRETALRNLAIAFEHYNEQHPHSALNYRSPREFRRLAAASI; this is encoded by the exons ATGACTAACAGCAACGATAAGAGTGGGGAGCTTTTGGGCCAGGAGCGGCGGCGCCGCTGGAGCCCAGAGCAAAAGCTGGCCATGGTTCGCGAGAGCCTTGAGCCAGGACAAAGTGTGTCGGTCGTCGCTCGGCGCAACGGTATCAATGCCAATCAGCTGTTTCTGTGGCGCAAGCTGTATCAGGACGGCAGCCTGTCGGCGGTCAGTGCCGGCGAAGCCGTGGTGCCTGCCTCCGAGTTGAGCGATGCGCTCAAGCAGATCCGTGAACTGCAACGGATGCTGGGCAAGAAAACGATGGAAGCGGAAATCCTCAAAGAGGCCGTGGAGATCGCCCGGTCGCGAAAAT TGGATTGCGCACTCACCCTTGTTGCCGGGGGACGACCAGTGAAGCTGGTCAGCGAATGTCTCGGTGTGGCGCGCTCGCAATTAACGGTTCGAATCAAGCAATCGGTATCGCCCAAAATACGGCGAAGCAGGCCTGTGAACGACGCTGAGTTGGTGGCCGAAATCCAGCAACAGGTCAGTGAACTGCCCAGCTATGGCTACCGTCGAGTCTGGGGATTGCTGCGTCGCGCCCGTGAAACCCAGTTGCTACCCGCGATCAACGTGAAGCGGGTTTACCGGGTGATGCGTGATCACAACCTGCTGCTTGAACGCCGGATCAAACAACCCGGCGTGCCGCGTCGGCACGAAGGACGTATTGCGGTGCAAACCAGCGATACGCGTTGGTGCTCGGACGGCTTTGAGTTCCGCTGCGAGGACGGCGCCAAACTGAGCGTGACCTTCGCCCTGGACTGCTGTGATCGCGAAGCCATCGGGTGGGTCGCCAGCCCGACCGGGTACAGTGGCGATGATATCCGCGACTTGATGCTGGAAAGCGTGGAGAAGCGCTTCGGTGATCAACTGCCGACCACGCCGGTGCAATGGCTCAGCGATAACGGCTCGGCGTACACCGCCGAACAGACACGCCTGTTTGCTCGACAGATCGGTTTGCAGCCGGTGACCACCCCAGTTCGCAGCCCGCAGAGCAACGGCATGGCCGAGAGCTTCGTGAAAACGATCAAGCGTGACTACGTGGCGCACATGCCTAAGCCGGATCGAGAAACGGCGTTGCGTAACTTGGCAATTGCCTTCGAGCATTACAACGAGCAGCATCCGCACAGCGCCTTGAATTACCGTTCACCGAGGGAGTTCAGGCGCTTGGCGGCAGCATCAATTTAA
- a CDS encoding AAA family ATPase codes for MKVTQLCLLNFRGVKELSVDFTQRTTAFVGVNGVGKSTILDALAIALSQLIWRINGHAQKARPIALDDICHGTEFARIEVTAELNGNSLTWATVTNRKKGAHGDPLRKSDLDALNESVKALSEQWVHAASETQAFHDRPLAVYYDVNRAVLDVPMRVREKLQHNASEIYQDALDHGGADFKRFFIWFRNFEDAENEMRTDDPAFRDRGLEAARKAILTFTGFDGVRVRRKPKMRMTVSKGGDEFNVLQLSDGERNMLALVGDMARRLSVLNPNLTNPNEGAGVVMIDELDLHLHPRWQREAVAKLEATFPNCQFVITTHSPQVVGELRPESVMLLRGGHLLGHAPRALGLSSGEVLEELMEGDARNTGFKSEIVQVERAIEDEQYDQARQALAALRESFGILPEVLRLEESLEWFDPTEKVDPISSGQEDGE; via the coding sequence ATGAAGGTCACGCAGTTGTGTCTCCTAAATTTCAGGGGGGTCAAGGAACTTTCGGTTGACTTCACCCAGCGCACTACAGCTTTTGTCGGGGTCAACGGCGTGGGTAAATCCACGATACTGGATGCACTGGCCATTGCCTTGTCGCAGCTGATCTGGCGAATCAATGGGCACGCGCAGAAGGCACGTCCCATCGCTTTGGACGACATTTGCCACGGGACCGAATTCGCTCGCATTGAGGTAACGGCTGAGCTGAACGGTAATTCGTTGACCTGGGCCACGGTCACCAATCGCAAGAAGGGCGCGCATGGCGACCCACTCCGGAAAAGTGATCTTGACGCACTGAATGAGTCAGTCAAAGCGTTGAGCGAGCAGTGGGTCCATGCGGCGTCAGAGACCCAGGCATTCCACGACCGACCGTTAGCGGTTTACTACGACGTTAACCGCGCAGTTCTAGACGTGCCGATGCGTGTGCGCGAGAAGCTGCAACACAATGCGAGTGAGATTTACCAGGACGCACTGGACCACGGCGGTGCCGATTTCAAGCGGTTCTTCATTTGGTTCCGGAACTTCGAGGATGCCGAAAATGAGATGCGCACTGACGACCCGGCATTTCGTGACCGTGGGCTGGAGGCTGCTCGCAAGGCCATTTTGACGTTTACGGGATTTGACGGCGTGCGTGTGCGCCGCAAGCCCAAGATGCGTATGACGGTGAGCAAGGGAGGTGACGAGTTCAATGTGCTTCAGCTGTCAGATGGCGAGCGCAACATGCTGGCACTGGTGGGCGACATGGCTCGTAGGTTGAGCGTGCTCAACCCCAACCTCACCAACCCGAACGAGGGTGCTGGAGTGGTCATGATTGATGAACTTGACCTTCACTTGCACCCACGCTGGCAACGTGAAGCCGTAGCCAAGCTCGAAGCCACCTTTCCGAACTGCCAGTTCGTCATCACCACGCACTCACCTCAAGTGGTGGGGGAGCTCCGCCCTGAATCCGTCATGCTGCTACGCGGCGGCCACTTGCTTGGCCACGCTCCACGTGCGTTGGGGTTGAGCAGTGGCGAGGTATTAGAAGAGCTGATGGAGGGCGACGCCCGGAACACTGGTTTTAAATCCGAGATCGTTCAGGTTGAGCGTGCTATTGAGGATGAGCAGTACGACCAAGCTCGCCAAGCTTTAGCAGCTCTACGGGAGAGTTTCGGTATCTTGCCAGAGGTGCTACGTCTTGAGGAATCTCTAGAATGGTTTGACCCCACAGAGAAAGTCGACCCCATTTCGTCAGGACAGGAGGATGGCGAGTGA
- a CDS encoding inovirus Gp2 family protein, whose translation MKRHPGNSNLMLCCEDHYLGLPIQVSKGPFVRNYLYSLNRVIQRALDDCPRVFAFRFDLRFPAAIDLPDYLYTNRVMDRFLESFKAKIKHNRLKAGSSGKYIHDTKVRYVWAREIGLLGKPHYHVLILLNRDAFTTLGNFEPGRDNIFNRLVGSWASALRLSVDECNGLVHIPDKPDYRLHRDDELGQQELFYRASYLCKSATKAYGDGQHGFGASRV comes from the coding sequence ATGAAGCGTCATCCAGGAAATTCTAATCTCATGCTCTGCTGTGAGGATCATTACCTTGGTTTGCCTATCCAAGTGAGTAAAGGTCCTTTTGTTCGAAACTATCTATATAGTCTTAATAGAGTGATCCAGCGAGCGTTGGACGATTGTCCGCGTGTTTTCGCTTTCAGATTTGATTTGCGCTTTCCCGCTGCTATAGATCTGCCTGACTACCTGTATACGAACAGGGTGATGGACCGCTTCCTGGAATCCTTCAAGGCGAAGATCAAGCACAATCGATTAAAGGCTGGTTCGTCGGGAAAGTATATCCATGACACTAAAGTACGGTATGTTTGGGCGAGGGAGATCGGGCTCTTGGGTAAGCCCCACTACCATGTTCTCATCTTGCTCAACCGAGATGCGTTCACTACGCTTGGAAATTTTGAGCCAGGAAGGGATAACATCTTCAATCGTCTCGTAGGATCCTGGGCTAGTGCCCTGAGACTATCAGTCGATGAGTGTAACGGCTTAGTGCATATCCCAGATAAACCTGACTATCGCCTGCATAGAGATGATGAGCTGGGGCAGCAAGAGTTGTTCTACAGAGCCAGCTACCTCTGCAAGTCTGCTACTAAAGCCTATGGGGATGGTCAGCATGGGTTTGGAGCCAGCCGGGTCTAA
- a CDS encoding JAB domain-containing protein, which produces MKYHKLIANERTGTYVMDSPVTEADILQMAQQLAMSRLSKGRALTEPKQVFSHLQTLLQYHEHEVFALLLLDTKYRVIGFRELSGGTLDGVSVYPREVVKVALEHNAAAVILVHKVHNSDSETCQADRTLTTNIKNALNMIGTRTLDHVAVGYEGCRSMAEQGYL; this is translated from the coding sequence ATGAAATATCACAAGCTTATAGCCAATGAAAGGACCGGGACCTATGTCATGGACTCACCGGTCACCGAGGCCGACATCCTGCAGATGGCGCAACAACTAGCGATGAGTCGGTTGTCGAAAGGTCGGGCACTGACTGAGCCGAAACAGGTCTTCAGCCACCTACAAACACTGCTGCAGTACCACGAGCATGAAGTCTTTGCGTTATTGCTGCTTGATACCAAGTACCGGGTGATTGGTTTCCGAGAGCTATCCGGAGGCACCCTAGACGGGGTCAGCGTATATCCACGGGAAGTGGTTAAGGTCGCCTTGGAGCACAACGCTGCCGCCGTGATCCTAGTACATAAGGTGCACAACAGCGACTCAGAGACCTGTCAAGCCGATCGCACATTGACCACCAACATCAAGAACGCACTAAACATGATTGGCACCCGAACATTGGATCATGTCGCAGTGGGATATGAGGGATGCAGATCGATGGCTGAGCAGGGGTACCTGTAA
- a CDS encoding DUF932 domain-containing protein, protein MAHLVEQMAYVGATPWHGLGNRLTQKQPLEVWQREAGMNWQIQDSPVHFKADTVGNLGTIHSFPEQKVLYRSDTKAPLSVVSNRYQVVQPREVLEFYRDLTEVSGYELETAGILKGGRKFWALARTGQTTVLKGDDQVNGYLLLATSCDGTLATTATPTTVRVVCNNTLTISLNGATRAIKVPHNTRFDPQTVKKQLGIAVSQWDEFMYRMRALAERKVQWHEAMGFFMNVLCDVAPNSKLPEVLPNERALRKVQGLYEGQGRGATLASAQGTAWGLLNAVTEYVDHERRARSTEYRMDSAWFGAGAVLKDRALNAALQLAA, encoded by the coding sequence ATGGCTCATCTCGTCGAACAAATGGCATACGTTGGCGCTACCCCTTGGCATGGTTTGGGTAACCGCCTGACGCAAAAACAACCGCTTGAGGTCTGGCAGCGAGAAGCCGGCATGAACTGGCAAATCCAGGACAGCCCAGTTCACTTCAAGGCCGACACTGTCGGCAACCTAGGCACAATTCACTCCTTTCCGGAACAAAAGGTTCTCTACCGCTCTGACACCAAGGCCCCCTTGTCGGTGGTTTCCAACCGCTACCAGGTCGTGCAGCCTCGTGAGGTACTGGAGTTCTACAGAGATCTGACTGAGGTCTCCGGCTATGAGCTGGAAACAGCAGGGATACTCAAAGGTGGCCGCAAGTTCTGGGCTCTGGCCAGAACCGGGCAGACAACCGTGCTGAAGGGGGACGATCAGGTGAATGGCTATCTTCTGTTAGCCACATCCTGTGACGGCACGCTGGCCACCACCGCGACCCCGACCACCGTGCGTGTAGTTTGCAACAACACCCTGACCATCTCCCTGAACGGCGCTACCCGTGCAATCAAGGTGCCGCACAATACGCGCTTTGATCCGCAGACCGTGAAGAAACAACTGGGCATCGCCGTCTCGCAATGGGATGAATTTATGTACCGCATGCGCGCACTGGCGGAGCGCAAGGTGCAGTGGCATGAGGCGATGGGCTTCTTCATGAATGTGCTGTGTGATGTGGCCCCCAATAGCAAGCTGCCGGAAGTGCTTCCGAATGAGCGAGCGCTGCGCAAAGTCCAAGGGCTGTACGAAGGCCAAGGTCGTGGAGCCACGCTTGCATCAGCTCAAGGAACTGCATGGGGCTTGCTCAACGCCGTGACGGAGTATGTCGATCACGAGCGACGCGCCAGGAGTACTGAGTACCGCATGGACTCTGCGTGGTTCGGGGCCGGGGCCGTCCTCAAAGACCGCGCACTGAATGCTGCACTGCAACTCGCCGCTTAG
- a CDS encoding GmrSD restriction endonuclease domain-containing protein — MVADIHGYATYYCAIALGAESQPLLKQVFHDLRELKVDVAYPFLLDVYHDYKQGRLSVEELHQVVRLVESYVFRRAVCSIPTNSLNKTFAGLSRTLKKDRYLESVQAAFLLLPSYRRFPADEELQRELKQRDLYNFRSRSYWLRRLENHGRKERVMVEDYTIEHILPQNPELPTQWQAELGPDWQTVQQTWLHTLGNLTLTGYNSEYRDHPFNYKRDQVTDRDGNPVGFAQSPLKLNKGLGQIQVWNEEAIKSRADRLAIEATKVWSVPFVGADILDAYRPTTIQSGQQYSIDEHPFLGAGPMRELFECLRTAVLELDPCVNEEVLKLYIAFKAETNFVDVVPQAKRLRLSLNMPFQEIDDPKGLCLDVTNLGRWGNGDVEIGLASKDELPYVIGLIRQSFDRQMGDNFSA, encoded by the coding sequence TTGGTTGCGGATATCCACGGCTATGCGACCTACTATTGCGCCATTGCGCTTGGCGCAGAGTCACAACCTCTACTCAAGCAGGTCTTCCATGACCTACGGGAGCTTAAGGTCGACGTGGCCTATCCTTTCCTGCTCGATGTCTATCATGACTACAAGCAGGGTCGGCTCAGTGTCGAAGAACTACATCAGGTGGTTCGGTTGGTCGAGAGCTACGTTTTCCGTCGTGCGGTGTGCTCCATCCCAACCAATTCGTTAAACAAGACTTTCGCTGGACTATCGCGCACTCTGAAGAAGGATCGGTATTTGGAGAGCGTTCAAGCCGCTTTCTTGCTTCTGCCGTCCTATCGCCGCTTTCCGGCCGATGAAGAGCTTCAGCGAGAACTCAAACAGCGTGATCTCTACAACTTCCGTAGCCGTAGCTACTGGTTACGACGTCTGGAGAACCACGGCCGCAAGGAGCGCGTGATGGTGGAGGATTACACCATCGAGCACATCTTGCCGCAGAATCCTGAATTGCCCACGCAGTGGCAAGCGGAGTTGGGGCCAGACTGGCAGACGGTTCAGCAGACGTGGCTGCATACCTTGGGTAACCTCACGCTTACAGGCTATAACAGCGAGTATCGAGATCATCCTTTTAACTACAAACGTGACCAAGTGACTGACAGAGATGGCAACCCTGTCGGCTTTGCGCAGAGTCCGTTAAAGCTTAACAAAGGCTTGGGACAAATCCAGGTATGGAATGAAGAGGCGATCAAGTCTCGCGCTGATCGCTTAGCAATAGAGGCGACAAAGGTCTGGAGCGTGCCGTTTGTAGGCGCTGATATTCTCGACGCCTACCGCCCGACAACGATTCAGTCTGGCCAGCAGTACAGCATTGATGAACATCCCTTCCTGGGTGCTGGCCCTATGCGCGAACTCTTTGAATGCTTGCGTACCGCCGTTCTGGAGCTTGATCCTTGCGTCAACGAAGAAGTACTCAAGCTCTATATTGCCTTCAAAGCGGAAACCAACTTTGTCGATGTGGTGCCGCAGGCCAAACGTCTGCGCCTGTCGCTCAACATGCCCTTCCAAGAGATCGATGATCCCAAAGGCTTGTGCCTCGATGTGACTAACCTTGGGCGCTGGGGAAATGGGGACGTTGAGATTGGCCTCGCTAGCAAGGACGAGCTGCCCTACGTCATCGGTCTGATTCGCCAATCATTTGATAGACAGATGGGGGACAACTTCAGCGCTTGA